The following are from one region of the Microbacterium sp. cx-55 genome:
- a CDS encoding polysaccharide deacetylase family protein — protein MFVAVLIPVVVVAAGVAATLTFLRGFTPASAAPYPAVTLSATPAPTPSATPLTAAQQLLRTAADPRACAVSFAGDGIAEAPQLQTEGALYAHLPIPRRDGAVFAGWYATPSDAASYSVGARINGADLVTCADHETTVHAAWKSPDDVAAENVGVPILMYHQFTTKPEGESGWLKANYTYIGDFESHIHYLAESGFYLPTWDELSAFIDGALYIPRLSAIVTDDDADSSWLELAAPIVQNYRVPTTSFVITSARTEPTPNMYVLQRSHTHDMHTAGENGQGRMVNWTVDQIAADMETSAAILGAKEVMAYPYGHYNDTAKEALRRAGFEMARTVEPGYVRAGTDKLALPTIRINYGMDLDDFRNLVG, from the coding sequence GTGTTCGTCGCCGTGCTGATCCCGGTCGTCGTGGTCGCCGCCGGCGTCGCCGCCACCCTCACGTTCCTCCGCGGGTTCACGCCCGCATCCGCCGCCCCGTACCCCGCGGTGACGCTCAGCGCGACACCCGCGCCGACCCCGAGCGCGACGCCACTCACCGCCGCGCAGCAACTGCTCCGCACCGCCGCCGATCCGCGCGCGTGCGCCGTGAGCTTCGCGGGCGACGGCATCGCGGAGGCCCCGCAGCTGCAGACCGAGGGCGCCCTCTACGCCCACCTGCCGATCCCCCGCCGCGACGGCGCGGTGTTCGCGGGGTGGTACGCGACGCCGAGTGACGCCGCGTCCTACAGCGTCGGGGCGCGCATCAACGGCGCCGACCTCGTCACCTGCGCCGACCACGAGACCACGGTGCACGCCGCGTGGAAGTCACCCGACGACGTCGCCGCCGAGAACGTCGGCGTGCCGATCCTGATGTACCACCAGTTCACGACGAAGCCCGAGGGCGAGTCCGGCTGGTTGAAAGCCAACTACACCTACATCGGCGACTTCGAGTCGCACATCCATTACCTCGCGGAGAGCGGCTTCTACCTTCCGACCTGGGACGAACTGAGCGCCTTCATCGACGGGGCGCTGTACATCCCCCGGCTGTCGGCGATCGTCACCGACGATGACGCCGACTCGAGCTGGCTCGAACTCGCCGCCCCGATCGTGCAGAACTATCGCGTGCCGACCACGTCGTTCGTGATCACCTCGGCCCGCACCGAGCCCACGCCCAACATGTACGTGCTGCAGCGCTCACACACCCACGACATGCACACCGCGGGCGAGAACGGGCAGGGCCGGATGGTGAACTGGACCGTCGATCAGATCGCCGCCGACATGGAGACCTCCGCGGCGATCCTCGGTGCGAAAGAGGTCATGGCCTACCCCTACGGCCACTACAACGACACCGCGAAAGAGGCACTGCGCCGCGCGGGGTTCGAGATGGCGCGCACGGTCGAGCCCGGCTACGTACGCGCCGGCACCGACAAGCTCGCCCTGCCCACCATCCGCATCAACTACGGAATGGACCTCGACGACTTCCGGAACCTGGTCGGCTGA
- a CDS encoding AMP-binding protein — protein sequence MPHSAAGLAYREARDTLLAHSHDVEAARDAFSWPDVGPHFNWAVDWFDGIAEGNDRVALRVVEEDGSEASRTFDEMRRRSNRVANWLIAQGVGRGDRVMLMIDNRVELWEAMLGIMKIGAVILPTSVVLGPDDLAERIDRAGIRVVIADQDDAAKFDGFDLDLVRIVVGASRAGWVSFTDADAASDAAPGIVGDSTDTSIVYFTSGTTSRPKMVEHTHLSYPVGHLSTTYWIGVRPGDVHMTISAPGWGKHAWSLFFAPWIAEATIFVYNYGRFDAGALVAQLDRAGVNSFCAPPTVWRMLIQADLEQRPRGLRELLSAGEPLNPEVIATIERWWGIQIRDGYGQTELTAVVGNTPGVALKPGSMGRALPGVDVVLLDPVTGEIADEGEICLPTHPVRPLNLMPGYIGDAERTALVEYDGFYHTSDVASRDENGFLTFIGRTDDVFKASDYKVSPFEVESILLEHPAVAEAGVVGAPDELRLNIVKAYVHLAAGAPADAETARSILAHAREHLPPYMRVRRVEFFELPKTISGKIRRVELREREIAHAGERIESEFRESDFPGLKG from the coding sequence ATGCCGCACTCCGCCGCCGGTCTCGCCTACCGCGAGGCGCGGGACACCCTGCTCGCCCACTCGCACGACGTGGAGGCCGCGCGCGACGCGTTCTCGTGGCCCGACGTGGGGCCGCACTTCAACTGGGCGGTCGACTGGTTCGACGGCATCGCCGAGGGGAACGATCGCGTCGCCCTGCGCGTCGTCGAGGAGGACGGCAGCGAGGCGTCGCGCACGTTCGACGAGATGCGCCGCCGCTCGAACCGGGTGGCGAACTGGTTGATCGCGCAGGGTGTCGGGCGGGGCGACCGCGTGATGCTGATGATCGACAACCGCGTCGAGCTGTGGGAGGCGATGCTCGGGATCATGAAGATCGGCGCCGTGATCCTGCCGACGTCGGTGGTGCTCGGTCCCGACGACCTGGCGGAGCGCATCGATCGCGCCGGCATCCGCGTCGTGATCGCCGACCAGGACGACGCGGCGAAGTTCGACGGCTTCGACCTCGACCTGGTGCGCATCGTGGTCGGGGCGTCACGAGCGGGATGGGTGTCGTTCACGGATGCGGACGCCGCATCCGACGCGGCACCCGGCATCGTCGGCGACTCGACCGACACCTCGATCGTGTACTTCACCTCCGGCACGACGTCGCGGCCGAAGATGGTCGAGCACACCCACCTCTCGTACCCCGTGGGCCACCTCAGCACGACGTACTGGATCGGTGTGCGGCCGGGAGACGTGCACATGACGATCAGTGCACCCGGCTGGGGCAAGCACGCGTGGAGCCTGTTTTTCGCCCCGTGGATCGCCGAGGCCACGATCTTCGTCTACAACTACGGCCGGTTCGATGCCGGCGCCCTCGTCGCCCAGCTCGATCGTGCCGGCGTGAACTCGTTCTGCGCGCCGCCGACGGTATGGCGGATGCTGATCCAGGCCGATCTGGAGCAGCGCCCCCGCGGGCTCCGCGAACTGCTCTCGGCCGGCGAGCCGCTGAACCCCGAGGTCATCGCGACGATCGAGCGCTGGTGGGGCATCCAGATCCGCGACGGCTACGGGCAGACCGAACTGACCGCGGTCGTCGGCAACACCCCGGGCGTCGCGCTGAAGCCCGGGTCGATGGGGCGGGCGCTGCCCGGGGTCGACGTCGTGCTGCTCGACCCGGTCACCGGCGAGATCGCGGACGAGGGTGAGATCTGCCTGCCGACGCATCCGGTGCGTCCGCTGAACCTCATGCCCGGCTACATCGGCGACGCCGAGCGCACTGCGCTGGTCGAGTACGACGGTTTCTACCACACGAGCGATGTCGCCTCCCGCGACGAGAACGGCTTCCTCACGTTCATCGGCCGCACCGACGACGTGTTCAAGGCGAGCGATTACAAGGTGTCGCCGTTCGAGGTGGAATCGATCCTGCTCGAGCACCCGGCGGTCGCCGAGGCCGGCGTGGTGGGTGCGCCCGACGAGCTGCGGTTGAACATCGTGAAGGCGTACGTGCACCTCGCGGCCGGGGCGCCGGCGGATGCGGAGACCGCGCGCAGCATCCTGGCGCACGCGCGCGAGCACCTGCCGCCGTACATGCGGGTGCGGCGGGTCGAGTTCTTCGAGTTACCGAAGACGATCTCGGGCAAGATCCGTCGCGTCGAACTCCGCGAACGCGAGATCGCGCACGCCGGCGAACGGATCGAGAGCGAGTTCCGCGAGTCGGACTTCCCGGGTCTGAAGGGCTGA
- a CDS encoding SulP family inorganic anion transporter, protein MSAVVTAPPRRVRIEPTVLQALRSPRLLTREVLAGLVVAIALIPEAIAFSIIAGVDPRVGLFSSFVMAVVIAFVGGRPAMITAATGAVALVIAPVAREYGMDYFIATVLLAGIIQVLLAVLGVAKLMRFIPRSVMVGFVNALAILIFLSQMPQLVDVPWAVYPLVAVGLLILFLLPKITRVVPAPLVAIILLTAAVVVFAISVPTVGDQGALPRSLPELFVPNVPLSFETLGIIGPYALAVAVVGLLESLMTAKLVDDVTDTRSSKTREAWGQGVANLASGFFGGMGGCAMIGQTMINVKASGARTRISTFLAGVFLLVLVVVLGDVVAIIPMAVLVSVMIFVSVATFDWHSIRPSTLRRLPLSETAVMVVTVAITVWTHNLAIGVVVGVVMAMVLFARRVAHFATVTRTTDAGAPEPTAHYRVDGELFFASSNDLTTQFEYTTDPDRIVIDLSRSHVWDASTVAALDAIVTKYERLGKKVVFEGMNDETTAFHGRLSGGLGAGH, encoded by the coding sequence ATGTCCGCCGTCGTCACCGCGCCGCCGCGTCGCGTTCGAATCGAACCGACCGTCCTGCAGGCGCTGCGCAGTCCGCGCCTGCTCACCCGCGAGGTGCTCGCAGGCCTCGTCGTCGCGATCGCGCTCATCCCCGAGGCGATCGCCTTCTCGATCATCGCGGGCGTCGACCCGCGGGTCGGGCTCTTCTCGTCTTTCGTGATGGCGGTCGTCATCGCGTTCGTGGGTGGCCGCCCCGCGATGATCACGGCCGCGACCGGAGCCGTCGCCCTCGTGATCGCCCCGGTGGCGCGCGAGTACGGCATGGACTACTTCATCGCGACCGTGCTGCTCGCCGGCATCATCCAGGTGCTCCTCGCCGTGCTGGGCGTCGCGAAGCTCATGCGCTTCATTCCGCGCAGCGTCATGGTCGGGTTCGTGAACGCGCTCGCGATCCTCATCTTCCTCTCGCAGATGCCTCAGCTCGTCGATGTGCCGTGGGCGGTGTATCCGCTGGTCGCGGTGGGGCTGCTCATCCTGTTCCTGTTGCCGAAGATCACGCGGGTCGTGCCCGCACCTCTCGTGGCGATCATCCTGCTGACGGCCGCCGTGGTGGTCTTCGCGATCTCCGTGCCCACGGTCGGTGACCAGGGTGCGCTGCCGCGGAGCCTTCCCGAGCTCTTCGTGCCCAACGTGCCGCTCTCGTTCGAGACCCTCGGCATCATCGGGCCGTACGCGCTCGCCGTGGCGGTTGTCGGTCTGCTCGAATCGCTCATGACGGCGAAGCTCGTGGATGACGTGACCGACACCCGCTCGAGCAAGACCCGTGAGGCATGGGGTCAGGGAGTGGCCAACCTCGCGTCCGGGTTCTTCGGCGGCATGGGCGGCTGCGCGATGATCGGCCAGACCATGATCAATGTGAAGGCCTCCGGCGCTCGCACCCGGATCTCCACGTTCCTCGCCGGCGTATTCCTCCTGGTGCTCGTCGTCGTGCTCGGCGACGTCGTTGCGATCATCCCGATGGCGGTGCTCGTGTCGGTCATGATCTTCGTCTCCGTGGCCACCTTCGATTGGCACAGCATCCGCCCGTCGACGCTCCGTCGCCTCCCGTTGAGTGAGACGGCCGTCATGGTCGTGACGGTTGCGATCACGGTGTGGACCCATAACCTCGCGATCGGCGTGGTGGTGGGTGTCGTGATGGCGATGGTGCTGTTCGCGCGTCGGGTCGCGCACTTCGCGACGGTGACCCGGACCACGGATGCGGGTGCCCCGGAACCCACCGCGCACTACCGCGTGGACGGAGAGCTCTTCTTCGCCTCGAGCAATGACCTCACCACCCAGTTCGAGTACACGACCGATCCCGATCGGATCGTGATCGACCTGTCGCGCTCGCACGTCTGGGATGCATCGACCGTGGCTGCGCTCGACGCGATCGTGACGAAATACGAACGCCTCGGCAAGAAGGTCGTGTTCGAGGGGATGAACGACGAGACGACCGCATTCCACGGCCGACTTTCGGGCGGACTCGGCGCCGGTCACTGA
- a CDS encoding DUF3072 domain-containing protein, with amino-acid sequence MSDANNTPETLGAVHDSDNPAEKDPSDWVTGDEPMTAPQASYLDTLAREAGEEIPADLTKAEASEQIDRLQAETGRGNS; translated from the coding sequence ATGTCCGATGCGAACAACACTCCCGAGACTCTCGGCGCCGTGCACGATAGCGACAACCCCGCCGAGAAGGATCCCTCCGATTGGGTCACGGGCGACGAGCCCATGACCGCGCCGCAGGCGAGCTACCTCGACACCCTCGCCCGAGAGGCTGGCGAGGAGATCCCCGCCGACCTCACGAAGGCTGAGGCATCCGAGCAGATCGATCGTCTGCAGGCCGAGACCGGCCGCGGCAACAGCTGA
- a CDS encoding DMT family transporter: MPWLVLILSAVCEAVWATALGASDGLSKPVPTVVFAVGIVASMLGLGWAARSIPIGTAYAVWVGIGAALTVAYALLTGAEPFSIAKLVCIAGIIAAVIGLKLAPSAPRENTRDAGGVPGVRSRSGD; encoded by the coding sequence ATGCCGTGGCTCGTGCTCATCCTCAGCGCCGTGTGCGAAGCGGTGTGGGCGACGGCCCTCGGCGCCTCCGACGGCCTCTCCAAACCGGTACCCACGGTGGTCTTCGCGGTCGGGATCGTCGCCAGCATGCTCGGACTCGGCTGGGCGGCACGCAGCATCCCGATCGGCACGGCGTACGCCGTGTGGGTGGGCATCGGCGCGGCCCTGACCGTCGCGTACGCGCTGCTCACCGGCGCCGAGCCGTTCTCGATCGCGAAGCTCGTGTGCATCGCCGGAATCATCGCCGCGGTCATCGGTCTGAAGCTCGCACCATCCGCGCCCCGCGAAAACACCCGGGACGCTGGCGGCGTCCCGGGTGTGCGATCGCGCTCTGGCGACTGA
- a CDS encoding DMT family transporter, with protein sequence MAWIILIASGMLEAVWAAALAASRGFRRPRPTIVFGVALVASMAGLAYAMTELPTGTAYAVWVGIGATLTVIWAMVTGAERASLVRILLLLLLVASVIGLKVVS encoded by the coding sequence ATGGCGTGGATCATCCTCATCGCCTCGGGAATGCTGGAGGCCGTCTGGGCCGCCGCACTCGCGGCATCTCGCGGGTTTCGGCGCCCGCGCCCCACGATCGTGTTCGGCGTCGCCCTCGTCGCGAGCATGGCCGGGCTCGCCTACGCGATGACCGAGCTGCCCACCGGCACGGCCTACGCCGTCTGGGTGGGGATCGGGGCGACCCTCACGGTCATCTGGGCGATGGTCACGGGCGCCGAGCGCGCCTCGCTCGTTCGCATCCTGCTGCTTCTACTGCTGGTCGCGTCGGTCATCGGACTCAAGGTGGTCAGCTGA
- a CDS encoding flavin monoamine oxidase family protein, protein MHEFDTVVIGAGVAGITAARLLAKNGQSVVVLEARDRTGGRVHTDRTGGHATDLGASWIHGITDSPVAEAAAAFGMRTIEFTVGGYQPDSRPIAYYSPDGTRLSDADATRFTDDIHTVDETLLETVAASAPDASYRDVTEAALVAQGWDEDRTQRVREYLEHRAEEQYGAWIEDLAAHGLDDDAIDGDEVVFPGGYDRLPAGLAEGLDIRLSHTVTRVQWSKGGVTVTVADDPTGERIVNAARVIVTVPVGVLRSDEFTFDPPLPEINAAALGRLTMNAFEKIFLRFETAFWDDDVYAIRQQGPDSRWWHSWYDLTPLHGTPTLLTFAAGPAAREIRDWPEDRVVDSVLAQLRRLYGARVERPIGVDITAWQDDPFARGSYAYMTLGSTTADHDDLATPVEGVLHIAGEATWTDDPATVTAALLSGHRAACRVLGREIAVAEAWR, encoded by the coding sequence ATGCACGAGTTCGACACGGTCGTCATCGGTGCGGGTGTCGCGGGAATCACCGCGGCCCGCCTTCTCGCAAAGAACGGCCAGTCGGTCGTTGTGCTGGAAGCCCGCGATCGCACGGGCGGGCGCGTGCACACAGACCGCACCGGCGGACACGCGACCGACCTCGGCGCGTCGTGGATCCACGGCATCACCGACAGCCCGGTGGCCGAGGCCGCCGCGGCGTTCGGGATGCGGACGATCGAGTTCACCGTCGGCGGCTACCAGCCCGACAGCCGCCCCATCGCCTACTACTCCCCGGACGGCACCCGACTCTCGGATGCGGATGCGACCCGCTTCACCGACGACATCCACACGGTCGATGAGACGCTGCTCGAAACCGTCGCCGCATCCGCCCCCGACGCCTCGTACCGCGACGTCACCGAGGCCGCCCTTGTGGCGCAAGGCTGGGACGAAGACCGGACTCAGCGCGTGCGGGAGTACCTCGAACACCGCGCGGAGGAGCAGTACGGCGCGTGGATCGAAGACCTCGCCGCGCACGGACTCGACGACGATGCGATCGACGGCGACGAAGTCGTGTTCCCGGGCGGTTACGACCGGCTCCCCGCCGGACTCGCGGAGGGACTCGACATCCGCCTCTCCCACACCGTCACCCGCGTGCAGTGGTCGAAGGGCGGCGTGACCGTGACCGTCGCCGACGACCCGACCGGCGAGCGCATCGTGAACGCCGCCCGCGTGATCGTGACGGTGCCCGTCGGGGTGCTGCGCAGCGACGAGTTCACCTTCGATCCGCCCCTGCCGGAGATCAACGCGGCAGCGCTCGGCCGACTCACGATGAACGCGTTCGAGAAGATCTTCCTGCGGTTCGAGACGGCGTTCTGGGACGACGACGTCTACGCGATCCGCCAGCAAGGACCGGACAGCCGGTGGTGGCACTCCTGGTACGACCTGACCCCCCTCCACGGCACCCCCACGCTGCTGACCTTCGCCGCCGGCCCGGCCGCGCGCGAGATCCGCGACTGGCCGGAGGATCGCGTCGTGGACTCGGTGCTGGCGCAGCTCCGCCGCCTCTACGGCGCGCGCGTCGAGCGCCCCATCGGTGTCGACATCACCGCCTGGCAGGACGACCCGTTCGCCCGCGGCTCGTACGCCTACATGACCCTCGGATCGACCACGGCCGACCACGACGACCTCGCGACCCCGGTCGAGGGCGTCTTGCACATCGCAGGCGAGGCGACCTGGACCGACGACCCGGCGACCGTCACGGCCGCCCTGCTCTCGGGGCACCGCGCGGCCTGTCGCGTGCTCGGCCGCGAGATCGCCGTCGCCGAGGCCTGGCGCTGA
- a CDS encoding dicarboxylate/amino acid:cation symporter — MPKVLKNPALQIGAAAILGIVFGLIVGEWAANLKFVGDLFIRLIQMAIVPLVMSSVIVATGAMTGSGMGKMAFRTFKWMIGFSIVAAVLAWGISSILQPGAGIDFSGGVDPALQESAGETTGWQQTVVNFVSTNIFDAMSTATMVPIIIFSLLFGVALNTYIAKSGNRLVLDFFDQIQQIVLTMIRFVMLIAPIGVFCLLANLSGTVGFSVVTSALAYLGSTLIGVLIILALFILVVWLRTGLNPAKLPAKLTDQTMIAITTTSSAVTYPTVLRTAIEKIGVSQPVANFTLSVGLTMGSYGAVLNYMIVVMFLAQSGNVSLDFGTIVLGMALAILLNMGTITVPGGFPVVAMFLATSLGLPFEAVGLLIAVDWFAGIFRTFLNVNGDTFVAMLVANASKQLDRDVYNGTKQVTTGAVDLDELKDKLERADAAD; from the coding sequence GTGCCCAAAGTCCTGAAGAACCCCGCCCTGCAGATCGGCGCCGCCGCCATCCTCGGAATCGTGTTCGGGCTGATCGTCGGCGAGTGGGCGGCGAACCTGAAGTTCGTCGGCGACCTGTTCATCCGCCTCATCCAGATGGCGATCGTGCCGCTCGTCATGTCGTCGGTCATCGTCGCGACGGGCGCGATGACCGGATCCGGCATGGGCAAGATGGCGTTCCGCACCTTCAAGTGGATGATCGGATTCTCGATCGTCGCCGCCGTGCTCGCCTGGGGCATCAGCTCCATCCTCCAGCCCGGCGCGGGCATCGACTTCTCCGGCGGCGTCGACCCCGCCCTGCAGGAGTCGGCCGGCGAGACCACCGGCTGGCAGCAGACCGTCGTCAACTTCGTCTCCACGAACATCTTCGACGCCATGTCGACCGCGACCATGGTGCCGATCATCATCTTCTCGCTGCTGTTCGGCGTCGCGCTCAACACCTACATCGCTAAGAGCGGCAACCGCCTGGTGCTCGACTTCTTCGACCAGATCCAGCAGATCGTGCTCACGATGATCCGATTCGTGATGCTGATTGCGCCGATCGGCGTCTTCTGCCTGCTCGCCAACCTCTCCGGCACCGTCGGCTTCTCGGTCGTCACCAGCGCCCTCGCCTACCTCGGCTCGACCCTGATCGGTGTGCTGATCATCCTGGCCCTGTTCATCCTCGTCGTCTGGCTACGCACCGGCCTCAACCCCGCGAAGCTCCCCGCCAAGCTCACCGACCAGACGATGATCGCCATCACGACGACGAGCTCCGCCGTCACGTACCCGACCGTGCTCCGCACCGCGATCGAGAAGATCGGCGTGAGCCAGCCGGTCGCGAACTTCACCCTCTCGGTCGGCCTCACGATGGGGTCGTACGGCGCCGTGCTCAACTACATGATCGTCGTGATGTTCCTCGCGCAATCCGGCAACGTCTCGCTCGACTTCGGCACGATCGTGCTCGGGATGGCGCTCGCCATCCTTCTGAACATGGGCACGATCACCGTGCCCGGCGGCTTCCCCGTCGTCGCGATGTTCCTCGCGACCTCCCTCGGGCTGCCGTTCGAGGCCGTCGGCCTGCTCATCGCGGTCGACTGGTTCGCCGGCATCTTCCGCACCTTCCTCAACGTCAACGGCGACACCTTCGTCGCGATGCTCGTCGCCAACGCCAGCAAGCAACTCGACCGCGACGTGTACAACGGCACCAAACAGGTGACGACCGGCGCCGTCGACCTCGACGAGCTGAAGGACAAGCTCGAGAGAGCCGACGCCGCGGACTGA